The genomic interval ATGCTCCCACTGTTGCTGAAGGATGGGCTTCTCCTGCCTTATGTGGTGATCTCACTGGCCTTCCTCTACTTTGGTGTGTCCCTTCTCTCGGCTTTGGACAGAAGCTCAGAGGAAGAGCTCAGACTGGGCTCCTGTCACAAAGTTACACAGCACCTCCTGTCCAAACACAACCTGAGCCTGCTGCTCAAATTCTCGGTAAGGAGATCACCATAACTCATGGTTTAGAGCACTGTTCGTGTGTCTAGTAATCTGTCAGCTCAATTCATTTAACGCATACATATAGAAGACACAAATAGACAGTATGTTAATTTATCTTGATAGAAGTAAAGGTAATCtatatttgatttgtttttcccTAAGAAAAATTGATTCCAAACACACTATTCAGTGTGTGACATCACACAGatccacacatttatttacagtatcAGCATAAACAATAGGGCTTTGGGATAGAGCTAGGGTTTCTGTTATCATTCTGGCATTACTGATCCCTCAATAGCATACTAAGTAAGACAGGTTATTGTTTACACCTCCAGCTGGGCCCTTTTTTCACTTGGACAAAAATAAAGTTGGAGGGACTTTAATACCAGAGTGTGGGGCTGTTTCAGTTTCCTGAAAATCATCAGGTCTCTCAGTGACTCTCAGTTTCAATGATGTCTTCTTCTGTGCTAACAGAAAAGGTGCTCTTCATCTTGTCTTTTTACAGTTCAGAGTCTCGGTGGTGGCCATGGCTGGGTTGAGCTTTACGAGCGTGGTGCTGGAGCCTCCGGCTAGGCTGCCTGATTTGTTTCCAGTGCTAGTCTCCGTTTTCTCTTTCCTCCATTTCCTGGCCCTGCTACTATATTTCAACCTCGTCCAACTGACAGAGCCACCCAGCAAAAAGagccaaaagaaaacaaactgaGAGAGGGTCTCCAGGCACCACTCGTCAGTCAGCATTCAGTAAGGTCCCAATGAAAAGGGGCTAATCATGGAGAAAGATGACAAAGGGAAAGGAGTTGTACTCCAACTAGTATGGAATGGGTCCAGTTTAGGAAATTAAATTTCCTCTTAATAGTTGGTTGGGGAAATCCCCCCTCAGCACAGTTTAGAATACTGAGTCCTAAGAATGGAGGAAAGGTTTACCACGTCAAAATTATTAGTGGTAAATGTAAAGGCCCTTAGCCTGAattgaaaataatattaatgttttgaAGGACCAAgccacatttattaaaatattttttacatcaaTAAATGCTTTTGTATAGAAAGTCTTTGGTGTATGtagcattcatttattgtctagaattgcttgtgtgtgtgtgtgtgtgtgtgtgtatctcttgCTCTAAACAAGCAACTGAAACATccatttaattaaatacatgaATAATTCTGAACAGATCATTTATCCTCACAATAACTAAATATTGTACCCACACAAAGGctatatgttaaaataaaaatgtattgacTTCATtggctataaaacaaaaaaaatgatggAAAGGGAATTATCTGAACACAATGCCATAAACCTGAAATACCAAAGGAACCAAAGGTGCACACAACACCCCCACCCTCCTTTTACAGGCGTTAATGACTGACATTAAAAAAATCCATTACAACTATAAATGTTATCAGGTCACAAAGGGGCTATAGTGTTGCAGCTTGCACAAGCCCTGCAGCCACATGTACACACAGAAGGACAATGGTCTGTTGGTTCagataaaataaatgcaaatcaACATTGAGAAAATGTAGGACAAAAGAGGCAGACATAGGGTACAAGAACAAATGGACAGGCAGTATTTATATTCAATCAGTACACAGGCCAGATCGATTGGGGGTATGGCACAAAGCAGAATTTCTCATTTAGCTCTTAACTTAATAGCTTAAGCTAACATTAAAGATTTCTAAATAGACATGTTTCTCAACAGTTTTCCTGATGGGCAGGTTTGAATTTAGGCTTATTGTGGACGTCTATGATGGTGGGTaaacgctgttctctctggtttgtttacgttcagaagcccCACGTCTTTTAATGGGgcatgtgtgtttgaggggtgggaggggtggggggggttgaatttgaattacaacagaaactcatttgtaactcgagtttcattttgtagcattttcgtTAATGTGTTTAGTCTCTTGAGTTTGcagacattccaccttaaatgttcagaaaaagcaaaaataagtcaatattacccacctatggagcaggaatagagcaatagaggaatctcagtttgtgcttttcaacgtttcaGAATTCTTTCTTAGTTATCCAAGAACTATAGATGTCTCTGCTCTGccacaagcagagagagagagagagagagagagagagagactaacatACCAGACTgagcctctttttttttaacccatttacAGATACTGGGGCTTCGCACATACATTAGACATGTTTTgagcacgcaaacagactggagagcagcaaatggtgaggaaatgtcagaattttataaaaagtttttggttttggtttttgattaaaatagtgaatgttgcctttaagaaactgaaatcctgctttgtagTATACCCCACGAGGACACTCAGTCTACTTAGCATCTTATATTTTGTTCATTACTTCACAAAAGTCACAGACAACCCACTTCACTTTTCAGTTCCACAGAATTAACAACAGATCCTAGTGTTTGGATATTTCACAATGTCCCGTCATTTGGGGGTTGTAGATGTCAAGAAATTAGAAGAGAATTAAAAACATAGAAGGAGCTAAACTGAGAGATTTTGGGATTTTGACACTGAAAATGTCTATGACTTTAGAGAAATACTCTAAAGAATGGAAGCTTAATGTAGACAAAGGGTAActaaaaaaatgattatatttatacattttctatTTGTATTCCTGACATTCAAAAATAACAGAACGACCATTCTGACTGAAAATGAATCAAATGCAAACTCAGACTTTGTCTCAGTAAAGTAAGTTTCAGTTGTGTAGTAATCATCTGAACAGAAGTTAAAGAAATGTGATCCAATGAGTGCTGAAGGGGTAGTTGTATGAATCACAGCATGGTAAAAGGACAGAGGACAGATATGTCTTTATGTGATTGTAAGTTCAGGACATATCAGCCATGGTGATCAGCGCTAAGCTGATTGTCCGTCTACCTTATACCACACCTCAAGATTTTTACAGcgcagaaaataaaatatatgggaAAACACTAGTTCTGTTAATGGGCTACCTTGTGCTTTCGTCCTTCACGTGGCCTCTAGGGGTGATAAATTGAGAGTTATATGATCCACCTTGAGCAGAAATAGGAAATGGTTTGTGTGGCCACCAGCTGTTGTTCAGATTGGCTCTCAGCCACTGCCAAGTAAAGAGACACAAGACAAACATGAAAACTGCGtagtggtgtgtatgtgtgaaaacAATAAGACGAGGCAGATTTTTACTCTTCTACCAGGAGCTGCAtacatgtacttttttttttaaacacctttTCAAGTGTATGTATAAATCTCAGCCCTAATGCGACAGCACGCCCGAGGTGCAAACATTTTTGCAGTAGAGCAGCTCGGCGCACATTGCAGAATCAACATTTTGTCAGAATGGGTCTTAAATGGAAAGGCAGGAGCCCTTAAGGAGAGCAGGTTCAGTGTAAATGTGTCTTAGGCTGGAAGGGAAGGTGTCTGCTGCTCCGTCTGCTTTTGACACTTGCAGAATTGATTGACAGCGACCCAGACGTCTCACTGCCTCAGACTGACAGGGAGCACATTGCGTATCCCCACTTTCTGACGATAAGGGTTAGCATCTCCAAAGACGAGCAAAACTATTCCATTtgcatgagaaaaaaaaaagacttaccTTAAGATTTCCTTCAGAAAGTCATATGAGCTGCCAGTCTGCGTTGTACCTGTGAGATTCACACAAATGGATTACACACATCGTATTATCATTTTTGACATTACACATGCGATAAGGTTTAGGAAAACTCCCTAGCAATGGTTAGAGGGAGTGGGAGGGTGGTGTTAAAATATTAGAGAGCTAGTATCAAGAACATTAGTTTTTAAAACGTCTGAGCTCCATATGTAATCTGAATTCAGATGAGATACAGAAATGCTCCTGAAATCATATGGATGTAGTACATTCGCCTGCAGATGGATGTGGTCATAAAAGCATCTGATGGTGTCTGTGGCCCAGCTTAAAAAAGTCACCTGTCTTCCCAAAAGCCCTCTAATATACAGCATGCCTTTAATTGTGTATCTGTTTTCTAAAGCACAAGCATAAAAAAGCATAAAATTCACCCCAAACAGACCCCATTTATCACTCAACAGTGTCAGATTGATGTGGTGAGTGCAGGGTCTGTGACCCTTTCCCCAGCCAACTGCTGAAAAcctatttgttttattacatttttaaggaATCTTTCTTTAATACAGTCTATTAAGGCTGTCTTACAAATCTCCCCTGACTCGACCCCATCTACAGCCTGATCAATTTTTATACTGCTGATCTGTCCCCTTCCTCCTCATTTTTCCATCGCAAAAATCACATTATATAGGATTTTCTTATGGAACATTTGCCATAAAAATCTGTTACTACCACTGCAGTGTGTGCAGGCGGCTCCCTCGCAGTGACAGAGGGCTTTGGTGAAGATAAAACTTGTTTCAGCGGTAAGCAGAactgtttaaatgttatttattttcatgctccaaagaaaatatattgtgaaGTGCAACATTGATTTAGAACATAACAATGTCTCTGTAGGGGCGTGCGGTGGGCGGAGGTGAGGGCCGATTTATGAATCCTTTGCTCAACTCCTTTAATTGAATTTTCCAAATCTCTCGCAACACACAAATAATCAATACACCCCTGGTCTGAGCTGCAAACTTGCCTCAGAATTATTGTGCTCTCTTTTTCCATTTTGCGCTCATCAGCACATGCTGTGTGGAGCTGGCCGCTTGGTAATGCCTGAACAAGTTGGGAAATTTATAGCCAGGCCAACTGTTGGGAGAAGGGACTTCAAGAATGCTCACTAAAAACTTTCAATAGTGCTAAAAAGCTTGCTCCAAGTGTTTCTCTAAGCTCCTCCAGTTATTCCGCAGCAGTTTGATTATGGGTTATGGGGTAACCTCCCTCTGACCTTTCCGGCTGTGAATATAACTTCAGGCCTACAAGCACCATAGATATTTGCAAACGCCTTTGGGAAAATTTAGGAACTGAAGATCCCTAGCATTATGTATGGATTCAGAGGTTTGTCTTTCCAAGTTAAAATATCCTTGTGGATTTTCTCAGCTGTCTTGATGGTATCACGCTGCCTGCTGCCCAGCTTGGACATGACACAAGCTACAGTCATATCCTTACCATCACGCCAGCTCGGGTGACCATCTGGGTGCGGACTATGGTAATCATATAAAGCTGAAGAAttctaaagaaaaataaagtcaTTTTACAAGCTCTAATGCatcaaattcatttttaaaaagtttttccTACTGAAAAGTTATATGTAAACACTGTCAAACCTTCCAACTGTTCCTTTAGAGTTTATACAGCATGTAAACTGAGGCCACACTCTTCAGTTTACTCATGACACTCTTGGAACAAGAACAAGCACCGGTAATCTCTGTCCCCAAATGCTCACTTCACCTCCCAAAAATAGTTTAACTCTTACTAAAAGCTTCCCGTTCAAAGTCTATTTCAACCAGATTCACCTATTCAGGTTCATTACCAACGTCCTCATGAACCTTCGTAAAACAACCATTAAATACTTCTGACAAACTAAATGTCGAATGAAGCTCTCAGATTCCTACTGTAATCTCCAACAGAAACTGAACATTTGTAAAGTAAATCTAGGTAATCTTAGTGACGCAAAAGCAGCACTATTTTTTCCTAGAGAGCATTCATAGTTGAAAGTAATCTGATTTTCTCAAACTCATCTGATTTACATGCCTGAATCTGAGGACTTGAAAGGCCCTTTCATGACAGAAATAGCTCAATAAAGAATATTGGCTAAAGGCCACAATGAGCCTCACTGCAGGACATTTTGccctttttttactttttactttctGTAGTTGCTTACGTGTTACGTACATCTTCTGTCTATATcgttttaaataaacatttctcaaGTTCTaagatttttatatataatttattgtgGTGTTCTGCATGTTTAGAGATCAAAAATACTTTCTTTCTGGTCCAGGTCGTACCAGCAATTTAGCCTATGCTACCTGAGcttcaaatgtttaaaatactgtaaaatggCTAAAAATGAAGATGTCCAGAAACCAGTAAGAAAATGGACAGTACAATCAGATGGCTGGCACCAACAATAAAGACTTTTCCCCATTTGCTGCTTAAAATCTTTGTATTAACAATTGttgcatatttaatattttttattaaaactagTGCAGAAAAGTCTGTTTTTGCTACAAGTGTTACACAATGGTCAGACTgcaattagttttatttttccattcattgtctgtaaccgcttctccagttcagggttgcggtgggtccggagtctgcccggaatcactgggcacaaggcaggaacacaccctggagggggcaccagtcgttcacagggcaacacacactcatacattcactcacacctacggacacttttgagttgtcaatccaaacccaacgtgtgtttttggattgtgggaggaaaccggagcatccggaagaaacccacgcggacacggggagaacacaccaaactcctcacagacacagtcacCAAGAGTAGGACTCAAAACCACAAACCCAGGACTCGGGAGGTGTGTGACAATGACACTACCcattgcgccaccgtgccacatgCAACTACACTTATTGCAAGTAATTTCCTcaaaatcaattaaaattaGAAGTGTTTTCATCTTTTGCACTGAAGCAAATACATGTAAATTTAAAACATGCCACATCATGGgtctttaaatattgtttacttCTGACAGGCACAATTACTCACTGCTGCCTTCTATAGGAATGTTTGTATATTTGAGTTTGAACTACACACTAACAGCTAAAAGAGCGCACAAGTAATCATCTGGCCACTTTGATCTGGCATTTTAAtcaataatacattaataaacgCTGATGTTTAAGAACAATTCTTTACATTGTAATTCAACGTTAGCTTTAATAATGATCGTGACAGGGTTATCAACAAAAATTCTCCTGAATCCAGCTTTGCTTTGCAGTAATCCTGCATGAATGACAGATATTCATCTCTCCCTTTCTCACCCTCAAAGCCTTAAAACATCAAGATCATCTGCTCTGATTCCATGCACTAACACATCCATAGCTGTGGCCCCGTACACCCTTAAATAACAATTTGTTTACTGAATACACATCTCACAGCAACAAATGCTCAATTCACAGTCCTAGGCGATCAACGTGAAAGCACTATGTAGTTTGTTGTTCCAAGAGAGGCTCTGTGCACTGATAAATTTCATACTGCACCATGTGATCAAAAATGTGACATTCATGAGTCCTGCTGTGTCAAGCTACAAGCAGTGTATACACAGAGGTCCTCGAGTGTGactaattaaaacaattttcAACGACCTTATCTTAAAAACATGCTGGACATTATTACAATCCAGCTCATTCACTTGCTACAAATCACCATTATGTGACTGGATCACAAGTGCAGCTTTGCTGAAGGCAGAATATGTGCTTGAAATAATCCAATCAATTCTGTCCTATGAAAAGGAGTGCTCAGTTGTTTGTGTTATGAAAACTAAATGTTGTTCTAGCTCTTAAAAGAGAAGAGAGCATTTTATTCTGGCAACAAACCGTTTTATGGTCATCTAGCACTGATAAGACCAAGTCTAGAAAAAGCCAAAGTCTTCTCAAAGCCCATGTGAACAGACCAAAATCTTTAGAGCTTGAAATCAATCATGAGCCATAAATAAGTGGTAgtctaaatgttttatttcgCTGCCCCTTTTAAGCAAAGCAAACAGATCACAACTGTAATACTGTAATTTGAATCAGGCATCAGCATATCTAATTCATCCAAGCTAAGAATTTTATTAGGTAATATATTGCTATTATACcccagaaaaaaaatctaacttttAATGTAGGTTAATGTAGAGATAAGTGATTTTCAAACACCTTTAGGGGTCCATTCATTGcaaaatattcactttataAAAACAGCCTGTGTGTGCAAATAATACATGGGAGAATTAAAGAGTTAGATTTATTACCtttgacagcaacaatataaaaACTTACGGCCCTAAGCCAAGTGAAGAGTTTCACTGAATAACACATGTAATTCTATGCTTCTagaaataagcaaaataaacTACAGGCCCTTTTTTATATGTTCATATTGTAGCCTATATTTTATATGCTGTGATTTACACTGTTAATTGAGAAATGtacagacagtgagacagtctAATTAATGCATGTCATAATCAAAGTATACAATGTTTTATCAATACAAAACATCAAGGGAAATTCACAACATGAATTGtaacctaaccttaaccataCTTTgacataaacaaatataaaagcaCCCTAGTTTAATCTTCTCATCTGTTTACTTCTAGAAGCATAAATGTCCCGGGGTCACTCAATGAAACTCTCCACTTGTTTCTAGGGCATACTATTTTTACTGTCCAAAACAATACATGTAACTTTGtatgtattattaaatattgttttcacAAACATGAAATACATGCTCACACCATCAATACATTTGTCAAGAAACTGTGTGTTTGAACgatgaatattttataattgtcttttctttgtttgttttgtcataATATTACTTTGATTCCAAGCACTGTGAATATAGAGATCATTATCATGGTCAGAGATATTCAGATATAAGGACAATCCAGAATACTGACGAGAAGAAAGTACTTATCGTGTTTCCCTTTTCCATAGCTGAGTTTATTCATTCAGCCGTAATCCACTTACCTTGGAGGCAACTCTCATGTCTTTGTGCTTCATTTATGCAGTCTGCAACCTTGGATGCTGGAAAGAAAATATATGATAACTATTCAACTCCACCCctatatgtaaatatgtgtaaTCCAAGCAAAGGTCTTCattaatctatctatctatgcaTATTTACAAAGAATATGGCATAGTTGTGTAAAATGGCTCACAATGTAATATGTTTTATGACTAGGTTAATGGTAAAAAGGCATAGTGTGATGAGAACTCACTCAGCTCTTTGTGCCTTTTAAGCTCACTCTGTAAATCAGCCGGACTCATCAACAAGAAACTGCGCagctcactgctgccctctattGGCTGTAGACAAATCAATTATACAAAGACAAAGTGTATACATTACATAGTACATTCAGAGGTAATATCACAAACCAGATAAAACCTAAGCCTAGGCTGACAAAAGAATTTTAATAATGATTATTGATTATTAAAGTTAAGACTAATCCACAATAATCATTAGAACCGCAATCAAGCCCAGGTCTAGGCTTAATAAATGACCAGGCAATTGGAACCAATATAAGTACATGTCTACATGTCCAGGGCACCAATACTTAATACACTAAAATATTAGTAATTTGCTCCATgctgggagaaaaaaaagaatgacagaaaattgtatgtaaatgtaaacttgCCATACATACCACTAATGACTCCAGCTGTTTTCTGGTTTTCATTAATGCCGCTATAGATCCCTCCAATTTAGACCGAAAGAAAAGCATTCTGGAGAGGGAACAATTTCATACATATATTTGTAACTCTACAAACTTGCTATTTATGGTAAaatcattcatatattcattcattcatggtgtGTAAGGGTCActgtggaaacacaccctggatggggtgccagtccatcacaggacccCAACACACTTACATATttactcacatctacggacactctgagccaatccacctactagtgtgtgttttgtgacaCTGGGAGTAAACTTCTTACAcagtgggacttaaacccacaaccccaggaccctggggcTGTGCAACTACCGGtcgcaccaccatgctgcccattgGTGAATTCAAAATGAACATAATATTTTCCCAATATATTGATAAAAATTCAAAACTAGGTTGGTCGGgagactacccagaatcactagcAGTAAGGCgtgaacacacactgtataaatTCAGTCCaccacaggacatcacacactcacacagacattttaacaagtgtttttggacagtgggcgAAAACCTATGCACAACAAATCCTCACACAGGATTTGGCCTGAGGTGGTGTTTGAACCCACAAgagcctggagctgtgcgacagcATAAGTACATGTTAAGCGTTACACCCACACTCCATTTTGTAATGCTATGCCTGGGATCCAGTTCCTGTGAAGATGACAATGCTATTACGATTAGAATGGCTCTCCAGCCTGACTTTCCAAATGAATACTTTCTTAAATGAATCATAAGCTCAATCTCtttactgatgtttttatatatatttaactagcTTCCTCTTAAATGACTTCACTATAAAATTCAAAACTAATGCTTGTCTTGATGGATGAGTGGGGCCCTGTGTTAGTAAGCGCTTCAAAGGAAATAGGTCTTTTCTTAAACACTCCTTATCCAACTATTTTTAGTGCTGTCTAAATCACACGCTTTGCTGGTGATGAAACCCCTTCCATGTCCTGTCATTAAATTCTGATCACTCATAATGACCATAAGCCAAGAGGGACAAAGGAAATATCTCCTAATGATGAGAGATATCTTTTTGTTCCAATGGTCTTTTTGTTCATAATTTCACGAACCACATATAATCACAcgaagaaaaacacagagacaaaacagAAGCATTTATAGTAGatatacaaatattaaatgGACTGTACCATTTGTCATCACAATAAATGAGAAACAAGGCGGCATTAGGTAATTAGAGAAAAACCTATTTTTTTAAGCATACATTATCAACTGACAATAAAGGTTTTATTAATACAATCGTTTTCTTGACCACATCTATCTGAACTGTGCTTTCTGACTCTTATGTCTAAAACTTACAGCCAATGTCCTCTACCAAGCTCTGTTCTTCTTTATAAATACTTAATAtaacatcattatcatcatctgtTCCGCTTAAACCATTTAAGTGTCACTGTGACTTAATATAACAAATGAATACAATGAAGTAAATATAAAacccaaaatgttttttttttttttttgctattatAAGCATTTTTCACTATAACACCCACCGTTCTTCTTCAGTCTGTGGCTCTTTTGCTGATGAGTTGTTGAAGGTCTTCCCACTGGTTTTGGCATTACCTGCTGATAAAGGATCAACGTCAACAATCTATCAAATCATTATCATCAAAGATTAAAGTGAGGGTTAGCAGAAGGAATATTCTCACTACAGTCTACAAGCAGACTTCCAGAGCACTACAATAAATACACCTATGCAATGCAGATGTCCTGCCACCTTTAAATATCTTAATAATTGTACAAATTGTAAACATCATGTTTGCAAAAACACAATTTTATTTGATACACATTCTACATTTATAGACTGTGGGCCAAATATTGGTGACTAATTTGTGTAAACCATCACTGTTATTTTTTGACCAGAGATCTGATCTTCACTTGGTGTTCTGGGTGGGTCTCAATCCAGCAGTCATAACATGGACATGAGCAAGATTCCAGCAAAGAACTGTGCACTGTAGTGTTAGgaaataatgataaaattaaatataattcaatGTCTGAAGATATTTAAAGGTATTGTTTTGAGAAGGCTGTTGGTAATTTGTATACTGTAAAATTATACCACAAACACTTGGCACAGAATTAAGAGTCAAACCAATTATGTATTTAAGAGCCAAGTCTCAGAGACTAGATGCCATGAATAAACAGCCAAATAAATAATGTGCATGGCAACagacattatttcatttcatttcaaacaaCTGTTATCATCTAGTAAATATTTGGCTAAAACTATTATTAATCCTTTAAAGTGCTATCACATGAAGTGTGAAGTCATCTGATCCACAGCATTACTGTGCATTACTACTCAAAAATGAGTAATGATGATTAGGAAAGAATTCTTACAAATGCATGGCAAGACAATACATCCCATAACCACGCACATATAGGGGAGCTACACAGTACAGGTCAACATTTCAGAACAACTTACATCTTCCTAAATTTCAAAAGCTGTAATAAACATTAGATATTGGTTTAATCATCGTAGCAGAAAAGCTGCTTACAATTCAGTTTTTAATAGTAACAGCTTTCAAAAATGTGTAGTAACTAGAGGCTGAATGACTTAATCACACCTGTGCCTGCAGGACAACATCAATTTCTCACACTGCTCTGGTCTCTTGCAGAGTTGGGTACCTGACAATGATCTTCCTGAGATTCTCTGTCAGGTTCATATCAGGATTCTGAGGTGGCCTTTGCATTATGTCAGTGTTAACAGATTTAACATGGGGCAGACACGGGcttaaggttagagaagtgggctttgAACCGGAAAAATCACTGATACAATACCCACAACCAGCAGGAACATGGGGGTGGGGCCAA from Hoplias malabaricus isolate fHopMal1 chromosome 3, fHopMal1.hap1, whole genome shotgun sequence carries:
- the itgb3bp gene encoding centromere protein R isoform X1, producing MPVKRTLQLEDKENTPIKRQALERIYSPLTGTMPMSPAARTQAGNAKTSGKTFNNSSAKEPQTEEERMLFFRSKLEGSIAALMKTRKQLESLVPIEGSSELRSFLLMSPADLQSELKRHKELTSKVADCINEAQRHESCLQGTTQTGSSYDFLKEILSG
- the itgb3bp gene encoding centromere protein R isoform X2, producing the protein MPVKRTLQLEDKENTPIKRQALERIYSPLTGTMPMSPAARTQGNAKTSGKTFNNSSAKEPQTEEERMLFFRSKLEGSIAALMKTRKQLESLVPIEGSSELRSFLLMSPADLQSELKRHKELTSKVADCINEAQRHESCLQGTTQTGSSYDFLKEILSG
- the itgb3bp gene encoding centromere protein R isoform X3; amino-acid sequence: MPVKRTLQLEDKENTPIKRQALERIYSPLTGTMPMSPAARTQAGNAKTSGKTFNNSSAKEPQTEEERMLFFRSKLEGSIAALMKTRKQLESLVPIEGSSELRSFLLMSPADLQSELKRHKELTSKVADCINEAQRHESCLQVLGIKVIL